Below is a genomic region from Acidobacteriota bacterium.
AGCGGCGTCTTCTTGATGATGCCGGCGGCCGTGGCCAGCACGACGTACTCCTGTTCGGAGAATTCCTTCACCGGGATGATGTCGGCGATCTTTTCCTCCGAATCCATCTTGACCAGGTTGACGACGGGGCGGCCCTTGCCGGCGGTGCCCACCTCGGGGATGCTGTAAACCTTGAGCCAATGCACCTTGCCCCGGTCGGTGAAGACCAGCAGGTAGCTGTGGTTGGAGGCGACGAAGGCGTGCTCGGTGAAGTCGGTGGCGTGGGTGGTCATGCCGCGGCGCCCTTTGCCGCCCCGCCGCTGGACGCGGTAGGTGGAGGCGGGGATGCGCTTGATGTAGCCCGTGTGCGAGATAGTGATGAGCGAGTCGTCGTCGGGGATCAGGTCCTCGATCTGGAGCTCGGCCTCCTCGTCGACGATGCTCGTGCGGCGCTTGTCGGCGTACGTTTTCTTCAAGGCCAGCAGTTCGTCCTTGATCAGATTCATGAGCTTGAACGGGCTGGCCAGGATTTCCTCCAGGTCGGCGATGAGCTTGAGGGTCTGGCGGTACTCCTCGAGAATCTTCTCGCGCTCGAGGTTGGTCAGGCGCTGGAGGCGCATGTCGAGGATGGCCTGGGCCTGGACGTCGCTGAACTTGAAGCGCGCCATCAGCCGCTCCTTGGCCTCGGCCGGCGTCTTGGAGTTGCGGATGAGCTTGATCACCTCGTCCAGGTGGTCCAGGGCGATCTTGAGTCCCTCGAGGATATGCGCGCGCTCCTTGGCCTTGCGCAGCTCGTAGCGCGTGCGGCGGGTGACCACCTCGCGGCGGTGGTCCAGGAAGATGACGAGCGAGTCGCGCAGGTTCAGCAGCTTGGGCTGGTTCCGGTCGATGGCCAGCAGGTTGATCCCGAAGCTGGTTTGCAGATTGGTGTGCTTGTACAGGTTGTTCAGGATAATCGCCGGCTCGACATCGCGGCGCAGCTCGATGACGATGCGCATCCCCTCGCGGTCGCTCTCATCGCGCAGGTCGGTGATCCCGTCCACTTTGCGGTCCTTGACCAGGTTGGCGATCTGCTCGATGAGCTTGCTCTTGTTCACCTGGTAAGGGATCTCGGTGACCACCAGCGCCTCGCGGCCCTTGGTAAGCTCCTCAACGGCCACCCGCGCCCGCAGCTTGAGGATGCCGCGGCCGGTGCGGTACGCCTCGCGGATCCCGGCCCGGCCGTAGATGAACGCGGCGGTGGGAAAGTCGGGGCCGGGGATGAACGTCATCAGCTCGTCGACGGGGGATTCAGGGTGCTCGATGAGATGGACCAGGGCGTTGACCACCTCGCCCAGATTGTGGGGCGGGATGTTGGTGGCCATGCCCACGGCGATGCCGGCCGAGCCGTTGACCAGCAGGTTGGGCAGTTTCGAGGGCAGCACCAGCGGTTCGGTCAGAGACTCGTCATAGTTGGGGCCGAAATCGACCGTTTCCTTGTCGATATCGGCGAGCATCTCCTCGGCCAGCCGCGACATCCGGATCTCGGTGTAGCGCATGGCTGCGGCGGAGTCGCCGTCGACGGAGCCGAAATTTCCCTGGCCGTCTACCAGCGGGCAGCGCATGGAGAAGTCCTGCTCCATGCGGACGATGGCGTCGTAGACGGCCACGTCGCCGTGGGGGTGATATTTACCGATGACGTCGCCGACGATGCGGGCGCTCTTCTTGTACGGCTTCGAGTGGGAGTTGCCCAGCTCGTTCATGGCGTGGAGGATGCGCCGGTGGACCGGCTTAAGGCCGTCGCGGGCGTCGGGGAGCGCGCGGCCGATGATGACCGACATGGCGTAATCGAGGTACGACTTCTTGATTTCGTCCTCGATGTTGACCTGGACGAGGTTTTCGAGGGGCAGCTGATCCTTCTGTTCCATGGGGATGATTCCTTTGAATTCGGGCCGTTTGGGCGCCGGCTATAAACAAAGCATTTTACGCCAAATCAGTCCCAAAAACCAGCGCCATTCCCGCTGACGGCGTTCGTCTGCAAGATGGTGAAAACCGGGCGCCGGGGCGGCGGCCGGCCGCCGCCGCCGACCCTTCAGGGTTCCTCGGGAGGCGTGAGGGGGGCGGTGCGGCGCTGCCGGAGAGCCGGCAGGAGGTATTTGCCCAGACCGCGCAGGTACTTGACGGCCACGCCGGGACGCAGCAGGCTGGTCAGGAGGCGCCCCAGGCGCCGGGGCCGGGTGTAGAACAGGAAGTAGGCCAGGTAGTACAACCGCCGGAGGGTGCGCAGGCTGATCTCACGGGTCTGGATGTGGGGGGTGGTGACGTCCATGTCGTCGGCCAGCATGCGGGTGGCCAGCCCCTGCGCCACGGTGAGGTTGTGGAGCTCGGTGCCGGGGTAGGGAGTGGCAAAAGCGAAGAAGGCGTAGTCGAGCTCGGAGCGGCGGGCGAAGCGGATGGTTTGCCAGACATCGGCGGTCGTTTCGCCGGGGAAGCCCATCATGAAGA
It encodes:
- the gyrA gene encoding DNA gyrase subunit A — translated: MEQKDQLPLENLVQVNIEDEIKKSYLDYAMSVIIGRALPDARDGLKPVHRRILHAMNELGNSHSKPYKKSARIVGDVIGKYHPHGDVAVYDAIVRMEQDFSMRCPLVDGQGNFGSVDGDSAAAMRYTEIRMSRLAEEMLADIDKETVDFGPNYDESLTEPLVLPSKLPNLLVNGSAGIAVGMATNIPPHNLGEVVNALVHLIEHPESPVDELMTFIPGPDFPTAAFIYGRAGIREAYRTGRGILKLRARVAVEELTKGREALVVTEIPYQVNKSKLIEQIANLVKDRKVDGITDLRDESDREGMRIVIELRRDVEPAIILNNLYKHTNLQTSFGINLLAIDRNQPKLLNLRDSLVIFLDHRREVVTRRTRYELRKAKERAHILEGLKIALDHLDEVIKLIRNSKTPAEAKERLMARFKFSDVQAQAILDMRLQRLTNLEREKILEEYRQTLKLIADLEEILASPFKLMNLIKDELLALKKTYADKRRTSIVDEEAELQIEDLIPDDDSLITISHTGYIKRIPASTYRVQRRGGKGRRGMTTHATDFTEHAFVASNHSYLLVFTDRGKVHWLKVYSIPEVGTAGKGRPVVNLVKMDSEEKIADIIPVKEFSEQEYVVLATAAGIIKKTPL